In one window of Drosophila mauritiana strain mau12 chromosome X, ASM438214v1, whole genome shotgun sequence DNA:
- the LOC117148474 gene encoding myb-binding protein 1A: MKSKVDKPITTGAPSATKTKAKEDRKRAKTQKSDADTQIPAKILKKSKKVKPAETEAKENIASNGNLKVSQINKAVFVVFKKMQGSQLTKKMINSLITLLRDDTNAEQRAATTGYVLKRLIRSTGADDMKTVSLAASYIHCILTAVPAIDAFEVLETLKRDLAVGSQQRGKEDSLAAVGQVVTAFGILQSPQFAKAEPKLVTAVFQILAAQLKGREYLVSLCGDILAVSFKQLPAAIFEEYVWPLLQPELNKPLSGLKVNTCDVLLAVHLTYSSVLGRENILASLWPKKPVYSQLFDLYFSGSTIHSDDVYARLASFLMNGGKEMLAAWQQYIDSKQPLKLNAAKACAIQVLSNVLRNFKPREEQLILDIFTPTCVQFLLQECSSVKWDKGEGKKPSLKKLKEICFKFEGSLVSCYEKQFQNDDNKLQLLLKLLEHTLQLDSVISLPRFCQKLINQLSVESLYKLYDYYNNKLYSLEDEDRVSRVHCLNQMQLILNHSKLSQATQWRQKQLNYLLLAGLFHLDASKKPCEAAQASAFSRQCAARCEEIFLGSLLHKCSGLPGLCHLLQETLSYLNKKLGEPDAESKLRSPRDESLQKAWKQVEKLLARPSKETDVVGQTFEALILFVSLALCTKIPPSVTVLEDLIICRKNALQKSKDQVKEELKWQDVLTDALLQLLLQTGHFWREFVQLVATALIPHLEHGNLEQVLEVFNMNKNPLSKKDDGEEESEDEVDEEESLKDSSDDSDDEDEDEEEDEDEDDEESHLAQIRESVRQALVNDGDADDDGASSVDWNDVDEEQGKRLNAALEQSFQMFRPKSRKAQEKERPTKSERIDNTNLLHFRIRALDLLELFINKKPTQSVILDVLHCVFQVYRHCAADSKLQSLREASLKLLKKILARNIELKENQSTAPILEAIEQLMSSGEEHSEEDQENGKQPASRHAKGDIIIWRDKCFAYLVSQASADGKPKESAVWPLLVEFLELWVAKRRSRLSLASFEALFQSGQWQGVAPLAVVLASHLDVQKTRSFRRAQILKLLSEQGRRLEAAFKDNCSSSNKFEKKIARYVNQLETETSSPKELSLLLKILAQGGEKRQKLREQIQLVAKNLQPNKKAAKQKQAAAKPMVVDDEEST, from the exons atgAAAAGCAAGGTGGATAAACCCATAACCACTGGTGCACCAAGTGCAACCAAGACAAAGGCCAAGGAGGACCGCAAGCGGGCAAAAACTCAGAAATCCGACGCGGACACGCAGATACCGGCCAAGATTTTGAAGAAGTCCAAGAAGGTGAAGCCGGCGGAGACCGAGGCAAAGGAAAATATCGCGAGCAACGGCAACCTGAAGGTGTCGCAGATCAACAAGGCCGTTTTTGTGGTCTTCAAAAAGATGCAGGGCAGCCAACTGACCAAGAAGATGATCAATTCGCTCATAACACTGCTGCGCGATGACACAAATGCTGAGCAG CGCGCTGCGACCACCGGCTACGTGCTCAAGCGGCTGATCCGCTCCACAGGAGCAGATGACATGAAGACGGTGAGCCTGGCCGCCAGTTACATACACTGCATCCTAACCGCCGTGCCCGCCATCGACGCTTTTGAGGTTCTGGAGACTCTGAAGCGAGACCTGGCCGTTGGCAGCCAGCAGAGGGGCAAGGAGGACTCACTAGCGGCCGTCGGTCAAGTGGTTACAGCCTTCGGCATTTTGCAGAGCCCGCAGTTCGCCAAGGCCGAGCCCAAGCTGGTTACGGCAGTCTTCCAGATTCTGGCAGCCCAGTTAAAGGGCAGGGAGTACTTGGTGTCTCTGTGTGGTGATATCCTGGCGGTCTCCTTTAAACAG CTACCCGCTGCGATCTTTGAGGAGTACGTGTGGCCACTTCTGCAACCTGAGCTAAACAAGCCGTTGAGTGGCTTGAAAGTAAACACTTGCGATGTCTTGCTCGCCGTGCATCTGACCTATTCGTCCGTACTGGGACGAGAGAACATTCTAGCCAGCTTGTGGCCCAAGAAACCAGTGTACTCACAGCTTTTCGATTTGTATTTCTCCGGCTCCACCATTCACAGCGATGACGTATACGCCAGATTGGCTAGTTTTCTTATGAATGGCGGAAAGGAAATGCTCGCCGCCTGGCAGCAGTATATCGATTCCAAGCAGCCACTCAAATTGAATGCAGCCAAGGCGTGTGCCATCCAAGTACTGAGCAACGTGCTCCGCAACTTTAAGCCAAGGGAAGAACAACTTATCCTGGATATCTTTACACCGACCTGTGTACAGTTCCTGCTGCAGGAATGTTCATCTGTGAAGTGGGACAAAGGTGAGGGCAAGAAACCGTCGCTAAAGAAGCTGAAGGAGATTTGCTTCAAGTTCGAGGGATCCTTGGTTTCGTGTTACGAAAAGCAGTTCCAAAACGATGATAACAAACTTCAGCTGCTGCTCAAACTGCTGGAGCACACACTGCAGCTGGACTCGGTGATATCCTTGCCGCGTTTCTGCCAGAAACTGATAAATCAACTAAGCGTCGAGAGCCTTTACAAGCTGTACGACTACTACAACAACAAGCTGTACTCATTGGAGGACGAGGACAGAGTCAGCAGAGTGCATTGCCTTAACCAGATGCAATTGATACTGAACCACTCAAAGCTTAGCCAGGCAACACAATGGCGACAGAAGCAGTTGAACTACTTGCTGCTCGCTGGTCTTTTCCACTTAGATGCCAGTAAGAAGCCGTGTGAAGCTGCCCAAGCCAGCGCTTTTAGTCGCCAGTGCGCGGCGCGTTGTGAGGAGATATTCCTGGGCTCCCTGCTGCACAAGTGCTCGGGTCTGCCAGGACTTTGCCACTTGCTGCAGGAGACATTGAGTTACCTTAACAAAAAGTTGGGAGAACCGGATGCAGAGAGCAAATTGCGTTCGCCGAGAGACGAATCACTGCAAAAGGCATGGAAGCAGGTCGAGAAACTGCTGGCGCGGCCCAGCAAGGAAACGGATGTCGTTGGCCAAACATTCGAGGCTCTAATCCTGTTTGTTTCTTTGGCTTTGTGCACAAAGATTCCCCCATCCGTCACCGTGTTGGAGGATCTGATTATCTGCCGTAAGAATGCACTGCAAAAGAGCAAGGATCAA GTTAAAGAAGAGCTCAAATGGCAGGACGTGCTCACAGATGCCCTACTCCAGTTACTTTTGCAAACAGGTCACTTCTGGCGGGAGTTTGTTCAACTGGTGGCCACCGCTTTGATTCCGCACCTTGAGCACGGTAACCTAGAACAGGTCCTCGAAGTGTTCAACATGAACAAAAATCCCTTGAGCAAGAAGGACGATGGCGAGGAGGAGAGCGAAGACGAAGTCGACGAGGAAGAATCGTTGAAGGATTCGAGCGATGATTCAGACGATGAAGATGAAGATGAAGAGGAGGACGAAGACGAGGACGATGAAGAGTCCCATTTGGCCCAAATTCGAGAGAGCGTTCGCCAGGCTTTGGTCAACGATGGCGACGCTGATGACGATGGCGCCAGCAGCGTGGATTGGAACGATGTGGACGAGGAGCAGGGCAAACGCTTGAATGCTGCTTTGGAGCAGTCTTTTCAAATGTTCCGACCCAAGTCGCGCAAAGCCCAGGAGAAGGAGCGTCCCACCAAATCGGAACGCATTGATAACACCAACCTGCTGCACTTCCGCATTCGTGCCTTGGATTTGTTGGAGCTCTTCATAAACAAGAAACCAACTCAATCGGTAATCCTGGACGTGCTGCATTGCGTCTTCCAGGTGTACCGCCATTGCGCTGCAGACAGCAAACTACAATCCTTGCGAGAAGCCAGTTTGAAGTTGCTCAAAAAGATACTTGCCAGGAATATCGAACTCAAGGAAAATCAGAGCACCGCACCCATTCTGGAAGCCATTGAGCAGCTGATGTCGTCTGGCGAGGAGCATTCAGAAGAGGACCAAGAGAACGGCAAGCAGCCCGCCAGCCGACACGCCAAAGGAGACATCATTATTTGGCGGGACAAGTGCTTCGCCTACCTGGTCAGCCAGGCATCAGCAGATGGCAAGCCCAAGGAAAGTGCTGTCTGGCCCCTTCTAGTCGAATTTCTGGAGCTGTGGGTAGCCAAGCGACGTAGTCGCCTCTCTCTGGCCAGTTTCGAAGCCCTCTTTCAGTCTGGCCAATGGCAGGGCGTTGCTCCACTGGCTGTTGTCCTGGCCTCCCACTTGGACGTACAGAAAACGCGCAGTTTTCGGCGGGCACAGATACTGAAGCTGCTCAGCGAGCAAGGTCGCCGGCTCGAAGCCGCTTTCAAGGACAACTGCTCGTCTTCCAACAAATTTGAGAAGAAGATAGCCAGATACGTAAATCAGCTAGAAACGGAGACTAGTAGTCCCAAGGAACTCAGTCTGCTGCTTAAGATCCTCGCCCAAGGAGGCGAGAAGCGTCAGAAACTGCGTGAACAGATTCAGCTCGTCGCCAAAAACCTTCAACCAAACAAGAAGGCGGCGAAGCAGAAGCAGGCAGCCGCCAAACCTATGGTCGTGGATGATGAAGAGTccacataa
- the LOC117148890 gene encoding translation machinery-associated protein 7 homolog yields the protein MSGREGGKKKPLKAPKKDSKDLDEDDMAFKQKQKEQQKALEAAKANASKKGPLVGGGIKKSGKK from the coding sequence ATGTCTGGACGCGAGGGCGGTAAGAAGAAGCCTCTGAAGGCGCCGAAGAAGGACTCCAAGGACCTGGACGAGGATGACATGGCCTTCAAGCAAAagcagaaggagcagcagaaggctCTGGAGGCGGCAAAGGCGAACGCCTCCAAGAAGGGTCCCCTCGTCGGCGGCGGCATCAAGAAGTCGGGAAAGAAGTAA
- the LOC117148887 gene encoding 60S ribosomal protein L36 has protein sequence MAVRYELAIGLNKGHKTSKIKNVKYTGDKKVKGLRGSRLKNIQTRHTKFMRDLVREVVGHAPYEKRTMELLKVSKDKRALKFLKRRLGTHIRAKRKREELSNILTQLRKAQTHAK, from the exons ATGGCAGTGCGCTACGAGCTGGCAATTGGCCTGAACAAGGGCCACAAGACCTCGAAGATCAAGAATGTAAAGTACACCGGCGACAAGAAGGTCAAGGGTCTGCGCGGATCGCGCTTGAAGAAC ATCCAAACCCGCCACACCAAGTTCATGCGCGACTTGGTCCGCGAGGTCGTTGGCCACGCTCCCTACGAGAAGCGCACCATGGAGTTGCTGAAGGTGTCCAAGGATAAGAGGGCCCTGAAGTTCCTCAAGCGCCGCCTGGGCACCCACATCCGTGCCAAGAGGAAGCGCGAGGAGCTGTCCAACATCCTCACCCAGCTGAGGAAGGCCCAGACCCACGCCAAGTAA
- the LOC117148475 gene encoding caspase-8 isoform X2: MARSDLSQSDLLIKFAKSRPETWRRHLVEALCIIGARKVLRRLGFCWQELRMHYLPHIAGITLHVHPLLKSLYRMCEELSLAQSGRLFLDVGEKVASQQAGDPLRFYDPAYLEIFLLDWLTKRSIKLGDINAAGSNVDLLVEHLKFNDLHAQAKLLTDTIISNAPEPDAAGTAAMAIKQEIESDNQQSKAPAIKRIGALKLTRENAGIALIINQQEFHRNVSKDIKKLLSPDPLHRRAGTDVDKERLIEVFSSMGYNVEAYDNVDHLGIIERIRSACERSLLRDSLVVFILSHGFEEAVYGANSIALKISDIENMLCSYGTLSNKPKLLIIQACQEKPAQKKEQNEPFNLDVTTRSPGQHINMLRAMSTVNGYAALRHTQKGSWFIGSLCDAIDSHSSSEHIADILTIVTNEVSKKRGSNDESMVPNVKSTFRQHVYFPPRQ; the protein is encoded by the exons ATGGCACGATCAGACTTATCGCAAAGTGATCTACTCATAAAGTTCGCCAAGTCCCGGCCAGAAACTTGGAGAAGACATCTCGTGGAGGCCCTGTGCATCATTGGGGCCCGCAAGGTGCTCCGCAGACTGGGTTTCTGCTGGCAGGAGCTTCGAATGCACTACTTGCCGCATATCGCTGGGATCACGCTGCATGTTCATCCTCTGTTGAAGAGTCTCTACAGGATGTGTGAGGAGTTGTCGTTGGCGCAGAGTGGTCGCTTGTTCCTAGATGTTGGCGAAAAGGTGGCGAGCCAGCAGGCAGGAGACCCACTTCGCTTCTACGATCCCGCGTACCTGGAGATCTTTTTGCTGGATTGGCTGACCAAAAGGAGCATAAAGTTGGGGGACATAAATGCCGCAGGCAGCAATGTTGACTTGCTGGTCGAGCATTTAAAGTTCAACGATCTGCATGCGCAAGCCAAGTTGCTCACAGACACCATCATTAGTAACGCTCCGGAGCCAGATGCGGCTGGCACTGCTGCGATGGCAATCAAGCAAGAGATCGAATCGGACAACCAGCAGTCGAAGGCTCCTGCTATAAAACGAATAGGTGCTCTTAAGTTGACCCGGGAGAACGCAGGAATCGCCTTGATTATCAACCAACAGGAGTTTCACCGGAATGTTAGCAAGGATATTAAG AAACTTCTGTCGCCCGACCCACTGCATAGACGCGCTGGCACGGATGTGGATAAGGAACGACTAATCGAGGTGTTTTCCTCGATGGGATACAATGTGGAGGCGTACGACAACGTGGATCACCTGGGCATCATAGAGCGCATTCGCAGTGCGTGCGAGAGATCGCTCCTGCGCGATTCCCTAGTGGTCTTCATCCTGAGCCACGGCTTCGAGGAGGCCGTCTACGGAGCGAACAGCATCGCCCTGAAGATCTCGGATATCGAGAACATGCTCTGCAGCTACGGGACCCTGTCCAACAAACCCAAGTTGCTAATCATACAAGCCTGCCAGGAGAAGCCTGCCCAGAAAAAGGAGCAAAATGAGCCC TTTAATCTAGACGTGACCACCCGGTCGCCGGGCCAGCACATCAACATGCTGCGGGCCATGTCCACGGTGAATGGATATGCTGCTCTGCGCCACACCCAAAAAGGCAGCTGGTTCATCGGGAGCCTGTGCGATGCCATCGATTCCCATTCCTCCAG CGAACACATAGCCGATATCCTGACGATTGTCACCAACGAGGTGTCTAAAAAGCGAGGCAGTAACGACGAGTCCATGGTGCCGAATGTTAAAAGCACATTTCGCCAGCACGTGTACTTCCCACCTCGCCAGTGA
- the LOC117148475 gene encoding caspase-8 isoform X1: MAGSNLLIHLDTIDQNDLIYAERDMNFAQKVSLCFLLYGDDHSDATYILQKLLVMARSDLSQSDLLIKFAKSRPETWRRHLVEALCIIGARKVLRRLGFCWQELRMHYLPHIAGITLHVHPLLKSLYRMCEELSLAQSGRLFLDVGEKVASQQAGDPLRFYDPAYLEIFLLDWLTKRSIKLGDINAAGSNVDLLVEHLKFNDLHAQAKLLTDTIISNAPEPDAAGTAAMAIKQEIESDNQQSKAPAIKRIGALKLTRENAGIALIINQQEFHRNVSKDIKKLLSPDPLHRRAGTDVDKERLIEVFSSMGYNVEAYDNVDHLGIIERIRSACERSLLRDSLVVFILSHGFEEAVYGANSIALKISDIENMLCSYGTLSNKPKLLIIQACQEKPAQKKEQNEPFNLDVTTRSPGQHINMLRAMSTVNGYAALRHTQKGSWFIGSLCDAIDSHSSSEHIADILTIVTNEVSKKRGSNDESMVPNVKSTFRQHVYFPPRQ; this comes from the exons ATGGCCGGTTCGAACCTGTTGATTCATCTGGACACCATCGATCAGAACGATCTGATCTACGCGGAACGTGACATGAACTTCGCCCAAAAG GTCAGCCTTTGCTTTCTGCTTTATGGCGACGACCACTCGGATGCCACCTACATTCTGCAGAAACTATTGGTCATGGCACGATCAGACTTATCGCAAAGTGATCTACTCATAAAGTTCGCCAAGTCCCGGCCAGAAACTTGGAGAAGACATCTCGTGGAGGCCCTGTGCATCATTGGGGCCCGCAAGGTGCTCCGCAGACTGGGTTTCTGCTGGCAGGAGCTTCGAATGCACTACTTGCCGCATATCGCTGGGATCACGCTGCATGTTCATCCTCTGTTGAAGAGTCTCTACAGGATGTGTGAGGAGTTGTCGTTGGCGCAGAGTGGTCGCTTGTTCCTAGATGTTGGCGAAAAGGTGGCGAGCCAGCAGGCAGGAGACCCACTTCGCTTCTACGATCCCGCGTACCTGGAGATCTTTTTGCTGGATTGGCTGACCAAAAGGAGCATAAAGTTGGGGGACATAAATGCCGCAGGCAGCAATGTTGACTTGCTGGTCGAGCATTTAAAGTTCAACGATCTGCATGCGCAAGCCAAGTTGCTCACAGACACCATCATTAGTAACGCTCCGGAGCCAGATGCGGCTGGCACTGCTGCGATGGCAATCAAGCAAGAGATCGAATCGGACAACCAGCAGTCGAAGGCTCCTGCTATAAAACGAATAGGTGCTCTTAAGTTGACCCGGGAGAACGCAGGAATCGCCTTGATTATCAACCAACAGGAGTTTCACCGGAATGTTAGCAAGGATATTAAG AAACTTCTGTCGCCCGACCCACTGCATAGACGCGCTGGCACGGATGTGGATAAGGAACGACTAATCGAGGTGTTTTCCTCGATGGGATACAATGTGGAGGCGTACGACAACGTGGATCACCTGGGCATCATAGAGCGCATTCGCAGTGCGTGCGAGAGATCGCTCCTGCGCGATTCCCTAGTGGTCTTCATCCTGAGCCACGGCTTCGAGGAGGCCGTCTACGGAGCGAACAGCATCGCCCTGAAGATCTCGGATATCGAGAACATGCTCTGCAGCTACGGGACCCTGTCCAACAAACCCAAGTTGCTAATCATACAAGCCTGCCAGGAGAAGCCTGCCCAGAAAAAGGAGCAAAATGAGCCC TTTAATCTAGACGTGACCACCCGGTCGCCGGGCCAGCACATCAACATGCTGCGGGCCATGTCCACGGTGAATGGATATGCTGCTCTGCGCCACACCCAAAAAGGCAGCTGGTTCATCGGGAGCCTGTGCGATGCCATCGATTCCCATTCCTCCAG CGAACACATAGCCGATATCCTGACGATTGTCACCAACGAGGTGTCTAAAAAGCGAGGCAGTAACGACGAGTCCATGGTGCCGAATGTTAAAAGCACATTTCGCCAGCACGTGTACTTCCCACCTCGCCAGTGA
- the LOC117148886 gene encoding vacuolar protein sorting-associated protein 37A gives MPTTPQDFALAHSLAQRPPAESSEAKEQEAGQSDNLPNLCTLSLDELKQLDRDPEFFDDFIEEMSVVQYLNEELDSMMDQVEIISRENECKGIHLVELKRRLSDDFTALKNLGEKCDRLNKKYFKKSDEYAPQHIRELLQIAASNADGDCDRHVEHFLNGKTDVQTFLNTYQWSKKISTERKAKEERLGTQLNALERAGI, from the exons ATGCCGACCACACCACAGGATTTTGCCCTTGCCCACTCTCTTGCCCAAAGACCTCCGGCCGAAAGCAGTGAGGCCAAGGAGCAGGAGGCCGGCCAATCGGACAACCTGCCCAACCTGTGCACTTTGTCGCTGGACGAACTGAAGCAGCTGGATAGGGATCCCGAGTTCTTCGACGACTTCATCGAGGAGATGTCCGTGGTGCAGTACCTGAACGAGGAGCTCGATTCAATGATGGACCAGGTGGAGATCATATCAA GAGAGAACGAGTGCAAGGGCATTCATCTGGTGGAGCTGAAGCGCCGACTCAGCGACGATTTTACAGCTTTAAAAAACCTGGGCGAGAAATGCGACCGGCTAAACAAGAAGTACTTCAAGAAGTCGGATGAGTACGCTCCTCAGCATATCAGG GAGCTTCTTCAGATTGCAGCTTCCAATGCCGATGGCGACTGCGATCGTCACGTGGAGCACTTCCTGAACGGAAAGACCGACGTGCAGACGTTCCTCAACACGTACCAGTGGTCGAAGAAGATCAGTACGGAGCGCAAGGCCAAAGAGGAGCGCCTGGGCACCCAGCTGAATGCTCTGGAGCGGGCTGGTATCTAG
- the LOC117148888 gene encoding uncharacterized protein LOC117148888 has product MALFEMKWLRRWVRRNTNPIPEHRAELWKRRLSIGYAVLAWQAFGLVCYMVYTGRNDWAKYYGYKTEEELALSPAQQFAKHLRVEGSGKIIRFSGFHKVEEVPFDASEVERVKE; this is encoded by the coding sequence ATGGCACTTTTCGAGATGAAGTGGCTGCGCCGCTGGGTGAGGCGCAACACGAATCCCATACCGGAGCACCGGGCGGAGCTGTGGAAGCGGCGCTTGAGCATCGGGTACGCCGTTCTGGCCTGGCAGGCATTCGGCCTCGTTTGCTACATGGTCTACACCGGACGCAACGACTGGGCCAAGTACTACGGCTACAAGACGGAGGAGGAGCTGGCCCTGTCGCCGGCCCAACAGTTTGCTAAACACCTGAGGGTCGAGGGCAGCGGCAAAATCATCAGGTTCTCCGGATTCCACAAGGTGGAGGAGGTGCCCTTCGACGCCAGCGAGGTGGAGCGGGTCAAGGAGTAG
- the LOC117148884 gene encoding histone H4 transcription factor, giving the protein MLRPQSSVPAPQPPGKRKKPAELELTCGWRGCQEICTGEWSLNGHIGDHLEHYARAQDDRGAHAEHMEHQCTWNSCDFRTANRVEFERHSYYHGYYLNLLLQGKLECDLHPEIPACTAPARLMEKLPTLGQNFRCGWTDCEREFISIVEFQDHIVKHALFEYDIQKTPEDERPKTMCNWAMCHKHMGNKYRLIEHISTHSNKKQVACFHCGELFRTKTTLFDHLRRQPENNTNNFQCAQCFKFFATKKLLKSHVVRHVNCYKCTMCDMTCSSASSLTTHIRYRHLKDKPLKCSECDTRCVRESDLAKHVQIVHSKTVHQCEHPDCHYSVRTYTQMRRHFLEVHGNNPILYACHCCERFFKSGKSLSAHLMKKHGFRLPSGHKRFTYRVDENGFYRLETTRIESLEVTQQILSPQVNVSLAEPDTGSCYEIVDPTNTEFERIIVSNDPNEAQLMGEVVISLPSLAEEL; this is encoded by the exons ATGCTAAGGCCCCAGTCATCAGTGCCTGCGCCTCAGCCGCCTGGCAAGCGAAAGAAACCCGCGGAACTGGAACTGACCTGCGGATGGCGCGGCTGCCAGGAGATTTGCACTGGCGAGTGGAGCCTGAACGGGCATATTGGGGATCATCTGGAGCACTATGCGAGGGCCCAGGACGATCGGGGGGCGCATGCGGAGCACATGGAGCATCAGTGCACATGGAACTCCTGCGATTTCCGGACCGCAAACCGGGTGGAGTTCGAACGGCATTCGTACTACCACGGCTACTACTTGAACCTGCTCCTGCAGGGGAAGCTGGAGTGCGATCTGCATCCGGAAATCCCCGCCTGCACCGCGCCGGCTCGCCTCATGGAGAAGCTGCCCACTCTGGGCCAGAACTTCCGATGTGGTTGGACCGACTGTGAGAGGGAGTTCATTTCGATCGTGGAGTTCCAGGACCACATCGTTAAGCACGCCCTGTTCGAGTACGACATACAGAAGACGCCCGAGGACGAGCGGCCCAAGACGATGTGCAACTGGGCCATGTGCCACAAGCACATGGGCAACAAGTACCGCCTCATCGAACACATCAGTACCCACTCCAACAAGAAGCAGGTGGCCTGCTTTCACTGCGGCGAACTGTTCCGCACCAAGACCACGCTCTTTGACCACCTTAGACGCCAGCCGGAAAACAACA CGAACAACTTCCAGTGCGCACAATGCTTCAAGTTCTTTGCCACCAAGAAGCTGCTGAAGAGCCACGTGGTGCGACACGTTAACTGCTACAAGTGCACCATGTGCGACATGACATGCAGCTCGGCCAGCTCGCTGACCACCCACATACGGTACCGCCACCTCAAGGACAAACCGCTGAAGTGTAGTGAGTGCGACACACGCTGCGTTCGGGAGTCAGATCTGGCCAAGCACGTCCAGATTGTCCACTCGAAGACGGTGCACCAGTGCGAGCATCCCGACTGCCATTATTCTGTGCGCACCTACACGCAGATGCGACGG CACTTCCTGGAGGTGCACGGCAACAATCCCATCCTGTACGCCTGCCACTGCTGCGAGCGCTTCTTCAAGAGCGGCAAGTCGCTCTCCGCTCACCTCATGAAGAAGCACGGCTTCCGCCTGCCTTCGGGCCACAAGAGATTCACCTACCGGGTGGACGAGAACGGGTTCTACCGCCTTGAGACGACGCGCATCGAGAGCTTGGAGGTGACCCAACAAATACTGTCGCCGCAGGTGAACGTCTCGCTGGCGGAACCGGACACCGGATCCTGCTACGAGATCGTGGATCCCACAAACACCGAGTTCGAGCGCATCATCGTCTCGAATGATCCAAACGAGGCGCAGCTGATGGGTGAAGTGGTAATCTCCCTGCCCAGCCTAGCGGAGGAGCTGTGA
- the LOC117148885 gene encoding ribokinase produces MAETEVLVFGSAIIDFISYTTRLPKAGETLHGHRFQTGYGGKGANQCVAAARQGSRTALVAKLGADTFGSDYLRHLREEHVNVNHVEQLAEQTTGVAQIAVSDGGENNIIIVVGANNRLSSCDVSSAEALFQEAKVLVCQLETPVEATLTALRTFRGVSIVNAAPAMTDTPPELLQLASIFCVNESEAALMTQMPDICNVEQAEDAVGKLIAAGANTVIITLGKLGAVFGSADSKGVCQHVAAPRVAPEKVVDTTGAGDAFIGALAHHLARHPKGKLEEHIAAACAVASQSVQLPGTQSSFPRA; encoded by the exons ATGGCCGAAACGGAAGTGCTGGTATTCGGCTCGGCCATCATTGACTTTATAAG CTACACGACCCGTCTGCCGAAAGCCGGAGAAACGCTCCATGGGCATCGCTTCCAGACTGGCTACGGCGGCAAGGGCGCCAATCAGTGTGTGGCTGCCGCGCGCCAAGGATCCCGCACAGCTCTGGTGGCCAAACTGGGCGCAGACACCTTCGGAAGCGATTATCTGCGGCATCTGCGCGAGGAGCACGTCAATGTCAACCACGTCGAGCAGCTGGCGGAGCAGACGACTGGCGTGGCCCAGATAGCCGTGTCAGATGGCGGCGAGAACAACATCATCATTGTGGTGGGCGCCAACAATCGGCTGAGCTCGTGTGACGTTTCCTCGGCGGAGGCGCTCTTCCAGGAAGCCAAAGTTCTGGTGTGCCAGCTGGAGACGCCGGTTGAGGCCACCCTGACCGCTCTGAGAACCTTCCGGGGCGTGTCCATTGTCAACGCGGCTCCGGCCATGACCGACACACCCCCTGAACTGCTCCAGTTGGCCAGCATCTTCTGTGTGAACGAAAGCGAGGCGGCTTTGATGACTCAGATGCCCGACATTTGCAACGTAGA GCAAGCCGAAGATGCGGTTGGAAAGCTGATAGCGGCAGGTGCCAACACGGTGATCATAACTCTGGGCAAACTAGGAGCTGTATTCGGCTCCGCCGACTCCAAGGGCGTGTGCCAGCATGTGGCTGCGCCAAGAGTGGCGCCCGAAAAAGTGGTGGACACGACGGGGGCTGGCGACGCCTTCATTGGGGCCCTGGCCCACCACTTGGCCCGTCATCCAAAGGGGAAACTGGAGGAGCACATAGCTGCCGCCTGTGCCGTGGCCTCGCAATCCGTCCAGCTACCTGGGACGCAGTCGAGCTTCCCACGCGCTTAG